The Acidobacteriota bacterium genome includes a window with the following:
- a CDS encoding sigma-54-dependent Fis family transcriptional regulator, with amino-acid sequence MKHRILVVDDEPGQRQFVGGALAREYEVVTAADGREASELLSARSFSLVITDERMPDMGGIELIRWMREHAPETPVIVLTAYGSVETAVEAIKLGAEEYLTKPLKSPEELRVVAGRVIGRSGLRDRSLLHQQETDAAFPADIIAESDGMKRVFRLAEQVAPQPTTVLLTGESGTGKEVVARFIHRRSPRRAHAFVAVNCAAIPETLLESELFGHEKGAFTGATQTRRGRFELASGGTLFLDEIADMGVDLQAKLLRVLQEQQFERVGGDRSIAVDVRVLAATNRSLREAIAGKSFREDLYYRLNVFPIPIPPLRERREDILPLADFFARSLSARMGKPAPGFTAGARELLLRHDWPGNVRELSNAVERALILAPTGAIDADGLPMKAAAAAGPGRTGLLARAERETILAALERHGGDRRATAEELGISLRTLQYRLKEYGVAGR; translated from the coding sequence ATGAAACACAGAATCCTTGTGGTGGACGACGAGCCGGGCCAGCGGCAGTTTGTCGGGGGCGCGCTTGCCCGCGAATACGAGGTGGTGACGGCGGCCGACGGGCGCGAGGCGTCGGAGCTCCTCTCCGCCCGCAGCTTCAGCCTGGTGATCACCGACGAGCGGATGCCCGACATGGGGGGGATCGAGCTGATCCGGTGGATGCGCGAGCACGCCCCGGAGACCCCCGTCATCGTCCTGACGGCCTACGGGTCGGTGGAAACGGCCGTGGAAGCGATCAAGCTGGGGGCGGAGGAGTACCTGACCAAGCCGCTCAAGAGCCCGGAGGAGCTGCGGGTCGTGGCCGGCAGGGTGATCGGCCGGAGCGGCCTGCGCGACCGCAGCCTCCTCCACCAGCAGGAGACGGACGCGGCCTTCCCCGCGGACATCATCGCCGAGAGCGACGGCATGAAGCGCGTCTTCCGGCTCGCGGAGCAGGTGGCGCCGCAGCCGACCACGGTCCTGCTGACGGGGGAATCGGGGACCGGCAAGGAGGTGGTGGCCCGCTTCATCCACCGGCGGAGTCCCCGGCGCGCGCACGCGTTCGTCGCCGTCAACTGCGCCGCGATCCCGGAGACGCTGCTCGAATCGGAGCTGTTCGGGCACGAAAAGGGGGCTTTCACCGGGGCGACGCAGACGCGCCGGGGGCGCTTCGAACTGGCGAGCGGCGGCACCCTCTTCCTGGACGAAATCGCGGACATGGGGGTGGACCTGCAGGCGAAACTGCTGCGGGTGCTCCAGGAGCAGCAGTTCGAGCGGGTCGGCGGCGACCGGTCGATCGCCGTGGACGTGAGGGTGCTCGCCGCGACCAACCGGTCGCTCCGCGAGGCCATCGCCGGGAAAAGCTTCCGGGAGGATCTCTATTACCGCCTGAACGTCTTCCCGATCCCCATCCCGCCGCTGCGCGAGCGGCGCGAGGATATCCTGCCGCTGGCCGATTTCTTCGCCCGAAGCCTCTCCGCCCGCATGGGGAAGCCGGCTCCGGGGTTCACCGCCGGGGCCCGGGAACTCCTTTTGCGCCATGACTGGCCCGGGAACGTGCGGGAGCTGTCGAACGCCGTCGAACGCGCCCTGATCCTGGCGCCGACCGGGGCGATCGACGCCGACGGCCTTCCGATGAAGGCCGCCGCCGCTGCCGGACCCGGGCGGACGGGACTGCTGGCGCGGGCGGAAAGGGAAACGATCCTTGCCGCCCTCGAGCGCCACGGGGGGGACCGGCGCGCCACGGCCGAGGAACTGGGGATCAGCCTGCGCACCCTGCAGTACCGACTCAAGGAATACGGCGTGGCCGGGCGTTAG
- a CDS encoding DUF3999 domain-containing protein: MIFVLLFIFGAGTAAAAGDFGEWRYHAALEAPEAGFAALVLSPQNLDRCEKGDLSDLRITDERGVEVPYAVVHDAGRSVETVRAGTVLNREYPDGATSRVTVDFGAPVEKNRITVPTEGDGFRRRVQIEGSDTLEAWSTLLPEGWAMAAGTAPERRFETFDIGLNTYRYLRLSVQKMPEETGPPEIGRVSFVHRQVVEPVETAVSGALLEARIEDGATVIEADFGRRNLSIGRFRLLLGRDPGRIFEKRCVVSGRNSLERAERVRFESGEYGKERRVATPWERLGEGVIRRDVRGELSLGLAVPSRFRYLRIEIESRDGPPLEVAGVTAYAAPVYLVFEPAGQSRFRLYAGNASAPAPRYESARALASLDVRTLARVSPVELTGRDRPPERAPEGQRLVWVVLALAVLATAWILRSTAVSVRRAG, encoded by the coding sequence ATGATCTTCGTACTGCTGTTCATCTTCGGCGCCGGCACGGCCGCCGCGGCCGGGGACTTCGGGGAGTGGAGATATCACGCCGCCCTCGAGGCGCCCGAGGCGGGCTTCGCCGCCCTGGTATTGTCCCCGCAGAACCTCGACCGCTGCGAAAAGGGGGACCTTTCGGATTTGCGCATAACGGACGAGCGCGGTGTCGAGGTCCCCTACGCGGTCGTCCACGACGCCGGCCGGTCGGTCGAGACCGTCCGCGCCGGGACCGTGCTGAACCGGGAATATCCCGATGGCGCCACCAGCCGGGTCACGGTCGATTTCGGGGCCCCGGTGGAAAAGAACCGGATCACGGTCCCGACGGAGGGGGACGGTTTCCGCCGTCGGGTCCAGATCGAGGGGAGCGACACGCTCGAGGCCTGGAGCACGCTCCTGCCCGAGGGGTGGGCGATGGCGGCGGGGACGGCGCCCGAGCGGCGTTTCGAGACTTTCGACATCGGCCTCAACACCTATCGCTACCTGCGCCTTTCCGTGCAGAAGATGCCGGAGGAGACCGGCCCGCCCGAAATCGGGCGGGTGAGCTTCGTCCACCGGCAGGTGGTCGAGCCGGTGGAGACGGCCGTAAGCGGTGCGCTGCTCGAGGCGCGGATCGAGGATGGGGCGACGGTGATCGAGGCGGACTTCGGACGGCGCAACCTGTCGATCGGGCGCTTCCGGCTCCTGCTCGGCCGCGACCCCGGCAGGATATTCGAGAAACGGTGCGTCGTTTCCGGGCGCAACAGCCTGGAGCGGGCCGAGAGGGTCCGGTTCGAAAGCGGCGAATACGGCAAGGAGCGGCGGGTGGCGACTCCCTGGGAGCGGCTGGGGGAGGGGGTGATCCGCCGCGATGTCCGGGGGGAGCTGTCGCTCGGCCTCGCCGTCCCCTCGAGATTCCGTTACCTCAGGATCGAGATCGAAAGCCGCGACGGCCCCCCGCTGGAAGTGGCCGGCGTGACGGCTTATGCCGCCCCCGTCTATCTCGTCTTCGAGCCGGCGGGCCAGTCGCGCTTCCGCCTCTACGCGGGAAACGCCTCGGCCCCCGCGCCGCGCTACGAGTCGGCGCGGGCGCTCGCTTCCCTGGACGTCCGGACCCTGGCCAGGGTATCCCCGGTGGAACTGACCGGGAGAGACCGGCCGCCGGAGAGAGCCCCGGAGGGGCAGCGCCTGGTGTGGGTCGTGCTCGCGCTGGCCGTGCTCGCGACCGCCTGGATCCTGCGGAGCACCGCGGTGAGTGTGCGGAGAGCGGGATAG
- a CDS encoding DUF2339 domain-containing protein → MVVLLLCVLLSWIGITLFCFVSVIRTRVALSRIEAELGGLKARLSAGGMETRAAAPVAAEPAAAAPRAETPAPKPIPAATPTLKPTPAATPVRPVKTRAERLDALERMVGTRWLNWVGALVTLAGTAFLLKFLYDRGWIGPAGRVTIGMGIGVSLLWLGELRLRRFHPLLSQSVSAAGCGALFLTTFLSYKFYDFGGRAATFGLLCWFALFTVLLAVARRAPVLAYLGLLCAYLTPWLLSTGEDQAEILFAYLAILAAASAGVSVLCGWRGIVPLGFVLSLAHYAGWYVRFYAPDRLGTAVTGAAGLVILFVAAALCRGVRHRKGVRPEECVVAAAAHVSGLWFLWDLLVQRHEAALGLSLCGLSLAALVALRAARSRRASSPPLESTLLGLAAGSLLVVIPAVLRAEGAMLAWALAGVVFAGIGIRARAAVLEGAAAFCLLAGPWVGLTGGVFHTGVFVPAANPVFAAWLGVAVSWFLVGRRYGSGGAGQGARAAAGTALQVAASFMLILLLSAEAWAWFRGRIGAGGDADALRDGRTIVLCVLWAAFPWLWLLRKRVSARLEALSAVHYGVLGLAWLALLADLHHRDSIVFLNPVFWAALLLPAGVYLLASRMEPGGKRRTALELGAHFLVAVLVAAELGQGAYPGAWTEASRGWLKMALISVAWAFWATALLAAGISRSLPAWRWFALALLGLTLLKVVFVDMAEVRQIWRVVSFLALGALLMACSYAYSRRERRRAGDLEPDTREDS, encoded by the coding sequence ATGGTGGTCTTGCTCCTGTGCGTCCTTCTTTCCTGGATAGGCATCACCCTCTTCTGTTTTGTTTCCGTCATCAGGACCCGGGTGGCCCTGTCGCGGATCGAGGCGGAACTGGGGGGCCTGAAGGCTCGCCTGTCGGCCGGGGGAATGGAAACCCGGGCGGCTGCCCCTGTCGCGGCCGAGCCCGCAGCGGCCGCCCCCCGGGCGGAGACGCCCGCGCCGAAGCCGATTCCGGCGGCGACGCCCACGCTGAAGCCGACTCCGGCGGCGACGCCGGTCCGGCCGGTGAAGACCCGGGCGGAGCGGCTCGACGCCCTGGAGCGGATGGTGGGGACCCGCTGGCTCAACTGGGTGGGGGCCCTAGTGACGCTCGCCGGCACCGCCTTCCTGCTCAAGTTCCTCTACGACCGGGGCTGGATCGGCCCCGCCGGGCGAGTGACGATCGGGATGGGGATCGGCGTCTCCCTGCTCTGGCTGGGCGAACTGCGCCTGAGGCGGTTTCACCCGCTCCTGTCCCAGTCGGTCTCCGCGGCGGGGTGCGGCGCGCTCTTTCTGACCACCTTCCTCAGCTACAAGTTCTATGATTTCGGCGGCCGGGCGGCCACCTTCGGCCTCCTCTGCTGGTTCGCGCTCTTCACCGTCCTGCTGGCGGTGGCGCGGCGCGCCCCGGTGCTCGCCTATCTCGGGCTCCTCTGCGCCTATCTCACCCCCTGGCTCCTTTCGACCGGGGAGGACCAGGCGGAGATCCTCTTCGCCTACCTCGCGATCCTCGCCGCGGCTTCGGCCGGGGTCTCCGTCCTCTGCGGCTGGCGCGGGATCGTACCGCTCGGTTTCGTCTTGAGCCTGGCCCACTACGCCGGATGGTATGTCCGCTTTTATGCTCCCGACCGGCTGGGGACCGCCGTGACCGGGGCGGCGGGGCTCGTGATCCTGTTTGTCGCCGCCGCGCTCTGCCGGGGGGTGCGGCACCGCAAGGGCGTCCGCCCGGAAGAATGTGTCGTCGCGGCCGCGGCCCATGTCTCGGGACTCTGGTTTTTGTGGGACCTCCTGGTGCAGCGACACGAGGCGGCGCTCGGACTCTCGCTCTGCGGATTGTCGCTCGCGGCCCTCGTCGCGCTGCGGGCGGCCCGGTCGAGGCGGGCGTCCTCGCCGCCGCTGGAATCGACCCTCCTCGGTCTTGCCGCCGGGTCGCTCCTCGTCGTGATCCCCGCGGTCCTTCGGGCCGAGGGCGCCATGCTCGCCTGGGCCCTGGCCGGCGTCGTCTTCGCCGGCATCGGAATCCGCGCGCGCGCCGCGGTGCTCGAAGGTGCGGCCGCCTTCTGCCTGCTGGCGGGACCCTGGGTCGGGCTGACCGGCGGCGTCTTTCACACCGGCGTGTTCGTCCCGGCGGCCAACCCCGTCTTTGCAGCCTGGCTGGGGGTGGCAGTGTCCTGGTTCCTGGTCGGACGCCGGTATGGGTCCGGCGGGGCCGGGCAGGGCGCGCGGGCGGCGGCCGGGACCGCGCTCCAGGTCGCGGCCAGCTTCATGCTGATCCTTCTGTTGAGCGCCGAGGCGTGGGCGTGGTTCCGGGGCCGGATCGGGGCGGGCGGGGACGCGGACGCCCTGCGCGACGGACGCACGATCGTGCTGTGCGTCCTCTGGGCCGCCTTCCCCTGGCTGTGGCTGCTGCGAAAGAGGGTGTCGGCGCGGCTCGAGGCGCTTTCCGCGGTGCATTACGGTGTTCTCGGCCTGGCGTGGCTCGCCCTGCTGGCCGACCTGCACCACCGGGATTCCATCGTATTCCTCAACCCGGTCTTCTGGGCCGCGCTCCTCCTGCCGGCGGGCGTCTACCTCCTCGCTTCCCGGATGGAGCCGGGGGGGAAGCGGAGAACCGCGCTCGAACTGGGGGCCCACTTCCTCGTGGCCGTCCTGGTCGCCGCGGAACTGGGCCAGGGGGCGTATCCCGGCGCGTGGACGGAAGCGAGCCGGGGCTGGTTGAAAATGGCTCTCATTTCGGTCGCCTGGGCCTTTTGGGCCACGGCCCTGCTGGCCGCCGGCATCTCCCGCAGCCTGCCGGCCTGGCGGTGGTTCGCGCTCGCCCTGCTCGGGCTCACGCTCCTGAAGGTGGTGTTTGTGGATATGGCCGAGGTGCGGCAGATCTGGCGGGTCGTTTCGTTCCTGGCCCTGGGCGCGCTTCTGATGGCCTGCTCCTACGCCTACAGCCGGCGCGAACGACGGCGCGCCGGGGACCTGGAACCGGATACTCGGGAGGATTCATGA
- a CDS encoding glycosyltransferase family 8 protein, producing the protein MNSAGPFNEPSREAAPATPVAVAFICDRHYVVPTAVAIASLLHHRHRDTRYEIYIVAADPSADLGILGAFDAPGATIHLVEAPAGKYAGLPDAFHVTSAACLKFDLPHLLPHLDKVLYLDGDVLVREDLRALYETGLGDRPAAAVRDIGLDDNALGIPDYFNAGVMLLNLKQLREEGAPAALEEMRRTRTDLTYMDQDCSNILFAGRVRLLPMRYNCFYSIFLRLKRRYPVRRINRFFGTSYPTLEALGEDAAILHLAGHDKPWLYFDSVSTPLWDRYRALSPASSFRLRRRSIRLRPIGTFARYLHRHGPAAAAGLARRKLLALLRPSSPARG; encoded by the coding sequence GTGAACAGCGCCGGTCCTTTCAACGAACCGTCCCGGGAGGCCGCCCCGGCCACCCCGGTCGCCGTGGCCTTCATCTGCGACCGCCATTACGTGGTCCCCACCGCGGTCGCGATCGCCTCCCTCCTGCACCACCGCCACCGGGACACCCGCTATGAGATTTACATCGTCGCCGCCGACCCTTCGGCCGACCTCGGCATCCTCGGCGCTTTCGACGCTCCGGGCGCCACCATTCACCTCGTCGAGGCCCCGGCGGGGAAATACGCCGGCCTCCCCGACGCCTTCCACGTGACGAGCGCCGCCTGCCTGAAGTTCGACCTGCCGCATCTGCTCCCGCACCTGGACAAGGTGCTCTACCTCGACGGCGACGTCCTGGTCCGGGAAGACCTCCGCGCCCTGTACGAGACCGGGCTCGGGGACCGCCCGGCGGCGGCCGTGAGGGACATCGGCCTCGACGACAACGCGCTCGGCATCCCCGATTACTTCAACGCCGGGGTCATGCTCCTGAACCTGAAACAATTGCGGGAGGAGGGGGCGCCGGCGGCCCTGGAGGAGATGCGCCGGACGAGGACCGACCTGACCTACATGGACCAGGACTGCTCGAACATCCTCTTCGCCGGCAGGGTGCGCCTGCTGCCGATGCGGTACAACTGCTTTTACAGCATCTTCCTGCGCCTGAAACGCCGCTACCCCGTCCGGCGCATCAACCGCTTCTTCGGGACCTCCTACCCCACCCTGGAAGCCCTCGGCGAGGATGCGGCCATCCTCCACCTGGCCGGCCACGACAAGCCCTGGCTCTATTTCGACAGCGTCTCGACCCCCCTCTGGGACCGCTACCGCGCGCTCTCCCCGGCCAGCTCCTTCAGGTTGCGCCGCCGCTCCATCCGCCTGCGCCCGATCGGCACCTTCGCCCGCTACCTGCACCGGCACGGCCCCGCGGCCGCCGCCGGCCTGGCGCGCCGGAAACTGCTCGCCCTCCTGCGCCCCTCCTCCCCTGCACGCGGGTAG
- a CDS encoding FAD-binding protein, giving the protein MHTTRRLFLKTTATGIGSAALAGIKAVEAGVVEADQIREWDLEAGVVVLGLGAAGLMTAITARDRGEDVLILEKAPEAHAGGNTRVSGQGWWCPPDSDKAVTYQMAMSDGYPIPDDVARAFHEHSIQVTEWITKMGMDVRTMPTQGEYPEFPGGAGNVCWSAEGNGFQRLWLLMMENALRKPGIRVQYETPGVELIRDVKTGEVRGVIAERGGKRIYVKARKAVVLCTGGFENNQEMIRDYLGMPYAYPKGSPYNTGDGIRMAMAVGADLWHMDNQAGPDFNFRIPGKDWAFGYNFAPPGNGWIWVAKDATRFTNETYFTKHGKIPFHGIYIHVPTPLPVHLVFDEPMRKSGPLYPKNYFFCWWAQIEKYDWSADNLAEIEKGWILKADTLKELAAKIGKDPEALEKTVAAWNKACAEKNDAEYGRDPKRMAPIQTPPFYAAEFVPAFTNTQGGPRRNARAQVLDTNRKPIPRLYSGGELGAIYSWGYQGGGNILECIVFGHIAGEQVAAEKPWSQRP; this is encoded by the coding sequence ATGCATACAACGAGAAGACTCTTCCTCAAAACCACCGCCACGGGAATAGGCTCGGCCGCGCTGGCGGGAATCAAAGCCGTGGAAGCGGGCGTCGTGGAAGCGGATCAGATCAGGGAGTGGGACCTTGAAGCCGGGGTCGTGGTTTTGGGCCTCGGCGCGGCCGGTCTCATGACCGCGATCACGGCCCGTGACCGCGGGGAGGACGTTTTGATCCTGGAGAAAGCGCCCGAGGCTCACGCCGGCGGCAATACGAGGGTCAGCGGCCAGGGCTGGTGGTGTCCTCCCGATTCGGACAAGGCCGTCACCTACCAGATGGCCATGAGTGACGGCTACCCCATCCCGGACGATGTAGCCAGGGCCTTCCATGAACACTCCATCCAGGTGACCGAATGGATCACGAAAATGGGCATGGATGTAAGAACGATGCCCACCCAGGGCGAGTACCCGGAATTTCCGGGCGGCGCCGGAAACGTCTGCTGGTCCGCCGAGGGGAACGGGTTTCAACGCCTGTGGCTCCTCATGATGGAAAACGCTCTCCGGAAGCCAGGGATCCGGGTTCAGTACGAGACACCCGGGGTGGAACTGATCCGGGACGTCAAAACCGGAGAGGTCCGGGGGGTGATCGCCGAAAGGGGGGGGAAGAGAATCTATGTCAAGGCCAGGAAGGCCGTGGTTCTCTGCACGGGTGGTTTTGAAAACAACCAGGAGATGATCCGCGATTACCTCGGCATGCCCTACGCCTATCCCAAGGGGAGCCCATACAACACCGGCGACGGGATCCGCATGGCGATGGCCGTCGGCGCCGATCTCTGGCACATGGACAATCAGGCGGGACCCGACTTCAATTTCAGGATTCCGGGGAAGGATTGGGCTTTCGGATACAATTTCGCCCCCCCGGGAAACGGCTGGATCTGGGTCGCGAAAGACGCCACCCGGTTTACCAACGAGACCTATTTCACCAAGCACGGCAAAATCCCCTTCCACGGCATCTACATCCACGTGCCCACCCCCCTTCCCGTCCACCTGGTCTTCGACGAGCCGATGAGAAAGAGCGGACCGCTGTACCCGAAGAATTATTTCTTCTGCTGGTGGGCGCAGATAGAAAAATACGACTGGAGCGCCGACAACCTGGCGGAAATAGAAAAGGGCTGGATCCTCAAGGCGGACACCCTGAAGGAACTGGCCGCGAAAATCGGGAAGGATCCCGAGGCCCTCGAGAAAACCGTGGCCGCCTGGAACAAGGCCTGCGCGGAGAAGAACGACGCGGAATACGGCCGCGACCCCAAAAGGATGGCGCCGATTCAAACGCCCCCCTTCTACGCCGCGGAGTTCGTCCCGGCATTCACCAACACGCAGGGAGGGCCGAGGCGCAACGCCAGGGCCCAGGTGCTCGATACGAATCGCAAACCGATACCCAGGCTCTATTCCGGCGGGGAACTGGGGGCGATCTACAGCTGGGGGTACCAGGGCGGCGGCAACATCCTGGAGTGCATCGTCTTCGGTCATATCGCAGGGGAGCAGGTTGCGGCGGAAAAGCCCTGGAGTCAGCGTCCATAA
- a CDS encoding esterase family protein, translating into MKRFTKPNWPLGAGCLLWAAMVQTAIGILPMVPSTGTAAAYAAVTLPNHAPADFIQVRPGTPKGSLETLTYHSKSIGVDRKAVVYTPPNYDPNQKYPVLYLMHGIGGNETHWTTLCAANKVLDNLIADKKAVPMIIVMPNGRASAEPPSSNFMADFNHYATFEKDLLQDLMPYIESRYPVKADRDHRAIAGLSMGGGQGLNFGINNIDKFAWVGGFSSAPNLQQPAVHIPKIQQAKDPLSLLWIGCGDKDNLITGSWNLHQALVKANLDHVWYVDTGGHEVMVWNNNLYLMAQMLFQPAGSVTPPPSIGSYNGEPVGGGFGGMGMAGGRGIGAGRGMMGGGASTELTARKEKGAAAPSGAAGKWLIKDGDGEIELELKPEGSRWTGTIENRQMPGAIEFKDGKVEGNQVSFSYVRQVNGQDMTISWTGTLTGDEIKFKREVGGGMGMPPAGRGAAPKTNQAE; encoded by the coding sequence ATGAAGCGATTCACCAAGCCGAATTGGCCACTCGGGGCCGGCTGCCTGCTCTGGGCGGCAATGGTACAAACGGCCATCGGGATTCTTCCGATGGTGCCTTCCACGGGGACGGCGGCGGCGTATGCCGCGGTCACATTGCCCAACCATGCACCCGCCGATTTCATCCAGGTCCGGCCGGGCACACCGAAGGGCAGCCTGGAAACCCTGACGTACCATTCCAAGAGCATCGGCGTCGACCGCAAGGCCGTCGTCTACACCCCCCCGAATTACGATCCCAATCAGAAATACCCCGTCCTCTATCTGATGCACGGCATCGGCGGCAACGAAACTCATTGGACCACCCTCTGCGCGGCGAACAAGGTCCTCGACAACCTCATCGCCGACAAAAAGGCCGTGCCCATGATCATCGTGATGCCTAACGGCCGGGCTTCCGCCGAGCCTCCCTCGAGCAATTTCATGGCGGATTTCAATCACTACGCCACTTTCGAGAAGGACCTGCTGCAGGACCTGATGCCCTACATCGAATCGCGCTATCCCGTGAAAGCGGACCGGGACCACCGTGCCATCGCCGGCCTGTCCATGGGAGGCGGGCAGGGTCTCAATTTCGGAATCAACAACATCGACAAGTTCGCGTGGGTCGGCGGCTTCTCCTCCGCACCGAATCTCCAGCAGCCCGCCGTCCATATCCCCAAGATCCAGCAGGCCAAAGACCCGCTGAGCCTGCTGTGGATCGGCTGCGGCGACAAGGACAACCTGATAACGGGAAGCTGGAATCTCCACCAGGCCCTGGTCAAGGCGAACCTGGATCATGTCTGGTATGTCGACACCGGCGGCCACGAGGTCATGGTGTGGAACAACAACCTGTACCTGATGGCGCAGATGCTGTTCCAGCCGGCCGGCTCGGTCACGCCCCCCCCCTCCATCGGGAGCTATAACGGAGAACCGGTAGGGGGCGGATTCGGCGGCATGGGCATGGCCGGCGGCAGGGGGATCGGCGCGGGGCGCGGCATGATGGGAGGGGGCGCCAGTACCGAACTCACCGCCAGGAAGGAAAAAGGCGCCGCCGCACCGTCAGGGGCTGCGGGGAAATGGCTCATAAAGGATGGCGACGGCGAAATCGAGCTGGAGCTGAAGCCCGAAGGCTCCAGGTGGACGGGAACCATCGAAAACCGTCAAATGCCCGGGGCGATCGAGTTCAAGGACGGCAAGGTGGAAGGAAACCAGGTTTCCTTCAGCTATGTGCGTCAGGTCAACGGCCAGGATATGACCATATCCTGGACGGGAACACTCACCGGGGACGAGATCAAGTTCAAGCGCGAGGTAGGGGGCGGGATGGGCATGCCGCCCGCCGGCCGCGGAGCCGCTCCGAAGACAAATCAGGCCGAATAA
- a CDS encoding methyltransferase produces the protein MAVPKFDPKEMEVREEIPASPFMPARKIYSYPVSPREAVRGLLRREPVWQVSDMIETRLLSPRILPDAIARSFVFEADPFDPNTGGGPDMFGMIWEYVPVAGGSMIRPGKPFMEDFNEWPDKIVWPDIEAWDWEGSARANASYLDDGKFNVCWFMTGWYERLITFMEFENAAVAMIDEDQKDAIKAFFDKATDLYIKIFDKFCTHFPALDGFCIHDDWGSQKETFFSPSVVGEMIVPYMKRVTDFLHSKGKYCDLHSCGQLMKQVPNIIAAGWDSWCPQAMNDTHKIYALFGDKLLIGVMPDSFDPATSTEEEQREAARRYADRFCNPQKPSYFNLNALNLSTPAFCEELYRRSRMNYGG, from the coding sequence ATGGCAGTGCCCAAATTCGATCCCAAGGAAATGGAAGTCAGAGAGGAGATCCCCGCATCCCCTTTCATGCCTGCGCGAAAAATCTACAGCTATCCTGTTTCACCCAGGGAAGCGGTGAGAGGCCTGCTGAGAAGAGAACCGGTCTGGCAGGTCTCGGACATGATCGAGACCCGTCTGCTCAGCCCGAGAATTCTCCCGGACGCGATCGCCCGTTCGTTTGTTTTTGAAGCCGATCCCTTTGACCCGAATACGGGCGGCGGACCGGACATGTTTGGAATGATATGGGAGTATGTCCCCGTGGCCGGCGGCTCCATGATCCGTCCCGGCAAGCCGTTTATGGAGGACTTCAATGAATGGCCGGACAAGATCGTCTGGCCCGACATCGAGGCCTGGGACTGGGAAGGGAGCGCCAGGGCCAACGCCTCCTATCTTGATGACGGCAAATTCAACGTCTGCTGGTTCATGACGGGCTGGTACGAGAGGCTGATCACCTTCATGGAATTCGAAAACGCGGCCGTGGCCATGATCGACGAAGACCAGAAGGATGCCATCAAGGCCTTCTTCGACAAGGCGACCGATCTATACATAAAAATCTTCGATAAATTCTGCACCCATTTCCCGGCGCTCGACGGGTTCTGCATCCATGACGACTGGGGCTCGCAGAAAGAGACCTTTTTTTCTCCCTCCGTAGTCGGTGAAATGATCGTTCCCTACATGAAGAGGGTGACGGATTTCCTGCACTCGAAAGGCAAATACTGCGATCTGCACAGCTGCGGGCAGCTGATGAAACAGGTTCCGAACATAATAGCCGCGGGCTGGGATTCATGGTGCCCGCAGGCCATGAACGATACCCATAAGATCTATGCGCTGTTTGGTGACAAACTGCTCATAGGCGTGATGCCCGATTCCTTCGATCCGGCGACCTCGACGGAAGAAGAGCAGCGGGAGGCGGCGAGGAGATACGCGGACAGGTTCTGCAATCCGCAAAAGCCTTCCTATTTCAACCTGAATGCCCTGAACCTGTCCACCCCGGCCTTCTGCGAGGAGCTGTACCGGCGATCGAGGATGAATTACGGCGGGTGA